GAGAGCTGGGACTGAAGAAGTAGGCAGGGGTCTGACATAGAAGGGCTCGAGTGCTAGCCAGGAAGCTCAGTCTCTATCCTGTGCAGTGCAAACCAACAAAGGCCCTGAAAAGCATGGTCAGTTTGCCTCTGGTGAGGATCACCCTGGTGACAATACCAAGGATAAGACTGGAGCCAGAGAGACTGGAGGCCAGGACCCTGATCAGGAGGAAACTGCTGTAATATATTTCTGACAGATAATAAAGGCAGGACTAAGGCAGAATAGTGAGGGGGGAGCAGAGAGACATATTACAATGTATCGAGGAGAAGGAATGGAAGGGACTTTGGTCACTGCAGATGTGAGGGAGGAGGAGTCTAGGATAACTTGCAGATTTCTGACTAAGTGATTTGGTAGAGGGCACGGAGAGTTTAGGAGAAGGGCCCGAGTCCAGAGATAAGACAGTGAATTCAGATCTGGGCATGCTGCATCCTTGTATTTAGAGAGAGGTCAATCAGGGCCTGTTTCCCAGGGCCCACGACTAAGGAAGAAGATGTGGACCACAAATAAATTAGTTAGGATGGGATGAAATGCAGTCTGCCAGGGTGTACGTGGAGGtaaactctgtgtgtgtctgtgtgtgtgtgtgtctgtgtgtgtgtgtctgtgtgtgtgtggtggagtgGAACAAACCATGGAGAATTCACTGGTCTATGGACTGGGCTATTCTTTGGTGACCATGAAAGAGGCTGATGGGGAACAGGCTAGAAGATAGGAGAGCCAAGAGGGCAGCATCTCAGAACCCCCAGTGGGAGACAGCATCAGGGGGAGACTGATGGCATGGCAGAGAGGACACTTGTGGAAGGTCTGCAGAGGAGACCCCAGATGTTGATGATCTTGCCAGAGGGGAGCTGTTGCTGAGAATGAGTGATTCTGTTGGGGACAGTGGTGAAAGGGTAAGTGGGCAAAGCCATGGTAAATAAGTGGCCACAGTGGGTGTGGGCACCTGAATGCTTCCAAGAAGTGAGACAGTAGATGGGAGGGTGTGAGAGGTGAGAAGAGTGGGTGCAGGATCAAGGGGGGCTTTTTGTTAAGACTAGGGTGTTCATGGACTCTGAGGAAGTTGCCATGGAAAGGCAGAGACTGAAGGGTTCTCAAAGGAGAAGGTGGGGAACAGGCTCAGCAGGCCAGGAGAAGGGGGTCACCTTGAACCCAAGAGCAGGGGACAGAAGAAGGTTAGGATGGGTCCCGTCAGGGGTGGGCCGGAGTATATGaacagggaaaggggagggtcTTCCCCCTCTAAAAACTTtggttgctttttgaaactgaaCAGGTAATCTCTGAGAAGGCTGGAGTTGGGGAGGGGGTTGCTGCAGTAGCATCAGGGGCTGAGAAGATGGTGGGCTGAAGAGAAGTCTTAGGGGAACGAGAAGAGTGCAGGGAGGTGGCGAGGAGGCGGGAGGGGGGAGGCCAGTGCTGACAGTGCAGGAAGAGGGGAGACCACGGCCTCCTGGGGCAGAATCCTGTATCCCCAGCACACACCCAGAGGAGGCAGTGGTCTCATCATCTCTGGCTGGGCAGGGAGCAAGGAGAAAGGGCATAGCAGCATGACAGGGGCAGGACCACGAGGGCCCTGAGGAGAGGTGATGAGGAGAGAGGCCTCCTGGAGTCCAGCAAAGAAGGAAAGGGTGGAAGAAGCAAAGTGGCCAGTCAGGCTCTGGGGATTCAGGTGAGATTGGAATAGGAGTAAGGgagtgaggaaaaggaggaggcagggccagaGTTTGGGATTGTAGAGTCTACCATTTTAACACTGGGGCTGCCCCAGCTAAATATGAGCTCCAGACAGAACATTGACAATGACCTATTTATTGCCTCTGCAAAACTCAGccctgaggctgggagctctgggAATCCAGGCCAAAGACATCTGGGCATCTAGGGACCTGCTGACATCACACTACCACCATGTCCCAGAGAGCAATCTGCAGAACCCTATGTGGGCAGGTTGATAAGGAGGTCATGCCCTGGTGAGTAGTTGCTACAGAAGATTCTGGCTCACCAAGGCCAAGCTGGGGCCTGTGGCTCACCAGGCCAGGCTAGGATGCTGGACTCAGTGAATTCTTATTCTCTCTGACCTGCCCCCacttaatttcaatttttctcAAATAAGAAGGTAGACAAAGGTGGCACCCTGACATACACCCGGGCTCTGTCCATTCTTGGGGGCGCCCTGCTTGCCTGCCATTGGACTGGTTACTGCAGAGAATTCAGGATGACTCAGTTCCTGCCCTCTTCTGACTTCTACCTGAGGTGTCTATAAAGCCTCTGGAAATGACCCCTGAGGTCTGATTCTTCTATATACTGCCAGGGTTTATATTTTCTCAAAGGCCTTCTGGAAAACATGCGTGTTAACTTTAGATACCTGTGCCAGCAGACAGGAGGGCCATATCTCTATCAGATGGCTTTCCAAGCCTGCACACAGGCCTATAGTTTCAGCTCTGGACTTTGGGAGGTATGACATTAGAGTCCTGGCCTCTCATAGTCAAGGGACATGTGTTGCTTTTAGCAGACTTCGGGCATTTTCCAAATGATTTCCCATTTACTCTTAAGGTGTCATCATTGGGAAAGGAGGAGACCAGGGGGCTAGTTGGATCCTGTGTGGATGGTGTTAGTTGGCCCCTGTGTGGAAGCTGGAGCAGGTACCCAGGCCTCCCTTGAGCCTCTAGAAGCATCTTCCTAGGGGCTGGGAAGAAGAACTTGCCTACAGTGGAACCAAAGACCAGAACCCAGAAGCCTGCTGCTTCTGCCAGCTGCTCTGTCCCCACAGATGATAAATATCCCTAACAGGCTGCTCCTGGGCTCCTGTATTTGAGTCCAGGGTAAACCACCTGAGTGATGGCTTAGAGGCTGCCTCCTCCCCATCAAGGAAAacggtggggagcagggaggtggTCTCAAATCTCACCCTCACTCATAGCTAGATGTCCTTtaggccaggccctgccccttTCTCAGGTAGCTTTTGTGTCCACCTGCCAGCCCTGTATTTAGACCCTGGGCTGTTCGTCTGCCTTGTTCCCAGGAAGGCAGTTGAAGAGGGGAGAACATTCCTGGCAGCGGAGACTCAGGAAgacagggaaagaaggaagactgaAGGCTGCTGGAGCGGGGCCTGTGGGGGTGGCATGTGACTGGTGGGGGCAGTGCTGCCTTGGCAACCAGCACTGCTCTGCACTCCCCAGCCATAGTTCACTTGTTCGTCAGATTGGCTCATCTGTCATGCAGGGCTTTGAAATGGCTGAAAGCATGCTTTACCTTTCCTTTCTAAAACCTTTCCTCCCTGATTTTTTCagtaccctccccaccctcacaccCTGGGATCTTCCCCAGTTCTCCTTCAATCAGAGACAGACCCAGGTCCTCAAGAGTCCTCACTACCCCACGTCTCCCAGTGTCCACGATGGAGTCTGTGGGAGTGCACCTCTCATCCATAATGACCATGAGGTCTGAAATGGGAACCGGGTTTGACCCCCTGATCCCCGTGAAATTGGCCAGGAGCCCTCTCTTACCACATGCTCCTTCCCGTCATGACAGCTGTAAGCAGCTGCTTCTCTCTCTGGAGAAGCCAGGCTAGGTTCTCCCCACCTGGAAATGAGTTCCACGTGTCTTCTTGGGAGGATTCTGTTGATAAGTATCTTGCGGGAGTGCAAACCAGGCATCGTTTCTGCCTTTCTGGTGGTTCCCTTTTGATGATATTCTGTGGGGAACAAGCAGGGAATGTCAGCTTGTCCTTGTGGTTACTCACAAGACAGGTTTTTTGGGGAGTTTGCTTGTGAAAACAAGAGCTTTTGCATACCACTTGCCTGCAACCTGGGCATCTGACAGGGGTAGAGAGACAGGGCTAGGATTTTAGAAGCCAagccctcttctcccttcccccacagaCCTGTTCCACCCTTTCCTGTACCTACTCTCCTTTGGCTCCCTCTGGCACAAAATCAGGGAAGGTTCTAGGAGAACAGCTCCCTCACTGGGGGTTCCCCAAACTCCTACACAAGCCAGCTTATTCCCACAGTGGCTTAGCCCTGAGTTTGCCTATTGGCCCCACCCCATGCTGACTGTGTGCTCCCCACACTCACTCCCCTGTTGCTCTAAGGCAGGGCCAGCTCaacttcctccctgcctctgagATTTATTCTGAGCTCCTGCTCACAGAAAGTGGATGCTTCTCTCTCTTTACCTGGACAGATAAGACAGACCCTCCAGAGATGAGCCGCAGGGAACACAAACACATCTTTAACTCCAGAGCCCGCAGGGCCCACACACGTGAGCGCGCGTGCACCCACGCATGCGCACATCTCGCACGCACGTGCACGCGCATATTTTCAGTTACACACAAAACCCGTTTTTGCAAACATTCATGTGGCTGAGACACTGAGGCCACCAGGGGACCTAGGCCTCACTGCCTGCCCCAGATCTCTAGCACCTTGGCCACGGAGGATTCTGGTGACACCTGTGTTGCTTCTTCCAGCCTTCAGCTGTTCTGAGGGCTATTTATATGTTCTCGAGAAAGTAGGGGAGGCTAGTTGCTTGGCTAATGCCAAGCTGAGGCCCTGGATTGGGAGCTGAGTCCACGGGTCTCAGGGCCACCTTCTGAAAGTCACAAAGCTTGGGGTCCAGCACACTTCATCCTCCTGCTCCCTGGGGGCTTCGCTGGGTCTCCTCCAGGCCACCCTCCAGCCCTCCTATACCCAGCAAGAATGCCAAGTCCCCGCTCTGACCCAGCCCCTCCCTCGGCAGGCATTCAGTCCCATCCATCACTAaccttcctgccctcccctcatAGTCATCCCTTTTGAGCCCCAGTGTGACCTCATCCCACCTCCCACTTCCATCAGCACCTTCTCAACCACACAAGACACCACACACCACAGTGGGTCCCTATTGTAGAAGGGCCCTTCTCTGACCTGCCCTCAAACTCTAGCCAGCAAATGGCCACCAGACCTAATGCCCAGCACACTCTGAGGCCAAAGGGCTAACCCCAGGCCCAATGCTGCTTCTTAGACCAACGTGTGGTACAACATCCCTGTGTCCTCTGCCTCCCTTCCGGCCATCAAGAGCCTGGGTCTCAGGGGCATCTCCTGCATCAGCCTGACCATCCTGGATGGCTCGCCGGCTTCACACCGGGTGCTGAAGTCTGTTGCCTACCACACGGGCCCACACCTGCAGAGTTTGTGCCTCAGTGGGGGCAGCCCCACAGAGGCCCCCTTTGTGGCCCTGATCCTGGGCTGCCCGGCCCTGCGTATCCTTGACCTCAGTGGCTGCAACAGTCTCTTCACATCGAGCATGCTGCTAGCTCAGCCTGAGACAGCACAGAGGGTCCAGCAGGCACTGAGTGGCCTCTGTGAGTTCAACCTGGCTAGCCTGCAGGACCTGGCTGATCTCAGCTTCAACCGTCTCAGTAGCTGTGCCCCCAGCCTGGAGCGCCTCTCTTTGGCCTACTGCCACCTCACCTTCGAGCAAGGCCCAGCCAGGGGCTCCATCGGCCCCCAGGACTCCTCCCCCTCCCAACTCTCCTTTCACAACCGGCTGCGATTTGTGAAGGAGCGGGCTGGTAGGCTGTGCGCCCTGGACCTGAGTGGCACTGGCTTGCCACCCGAGGCCCTGCAGGCCCTGGGCCAGGTGGCCGGGCTGCAGCTGCAGGAGATGAGCTTGCACAGCTGCCAGGACCTCTCCACAGAGGCTGTGGCCGCTCTTTGCTACCAACAACCAGGCCTTACCTCCTTGGACCTCAGTGGCTGCTCAGAACTGTCTGATGGGGTGCTCTTGGCTGTGAGCTGAGGCCTGCAGCACCTGCAGCACCTGAGCCTGAGGAAGCTGCAGCAGCTCACAGACGCAGGATGCTCAGCCCTAGGGGGACTGCGGGAGCTGCAGAGCCTCAACATGGCCGAGCGCTGCCAGGTGAGAGGGCGGGAACTGGCCCAGGCGCTGGGCTCGGTGCAAGGAGCTCCACCCCCAttggcctccctcagcctggcCTACTGCTCCTCACTCAAGGTGAGCATCCCATCCCCTTCGTTCCTTCCCCACCAGGGCTAAGGGCTGGGGTGACTGGGAATGTGGCATCAGGGAGGTGCCCAGTGTTCATGTCCAAGTGGTAGTAGTAGAACTGAACTGGGGACATAGTCTGGAAGGGGAAAGGAGCCTAGATAGACAGTGCTGCCGCCAAcactcctccctgcagccccgaCGGTGGGTCCAGGTAGAGGGAGGTCCAAGAGATCAGGGTGGTCCAGCCCCCAAGGTGGCACACGCCTCACAAGCCAAGTGCTTAGTGACCACTGCAGTCTTTGGAGGAGCTCTGGGGGCAGGTGTTCTGGAAGCCGGAAAGGCTGGTAGAAGGGGTGACAGAACCCAGTCCTGCGGGGAAGGGGCACTGAGGTTCCACCGAAGTGGTTGCTCTGGCAGGGTCCGAGGGAGGTAATGTGATGTGGGAgcagaagggtcatttcttggcTGAAGCCAGTTTCTTCAGTAGGACTCAGCCCTGCCCCTCTGGGTGGTGTCCCTGTCTTGGCAATGTCAGTCTCTCCCTCGTTAGCTGATTATTCCTTCAGTCTAGCACTGTGCCCAGGGCATTCCTAACCTGAAAACCATCTCAGCCTTTTTCCCCCACAGGCgcctctcttcctctgccctATTCCATCTTCACTGCTTCACTGCTGTGTGTCTCTTAGCTGCTCTCTCTGGGGCCCCACATTCTCATGTCTCTGCATCTCTCTACAAACCAGCTTCCTCTATTCTGCACTTAATTCCTGCTCCCCCTACCTAACCCCAGCTGCTCCTGGCAGGTGGCAGCCCTACCTGGTCTGTGACCTCACAGTTCTAGCAGGAGCATGTCTGACTGGCTCAGCTAGGATCAGATGTCTGCCACTGGTGCTGGGAGCATAGGCAAGGGGAATACCACAGGAATTTTCACCTGCATCCTTCCTGCCCCAGCCAATTTGTCCTTCTCCTGGTGTTGCATCTCTAGAACCCACCTCATCCATCTACACTGACTTTCACCAGCACCAGAACATTGTTGCTTCCTTCGAAGGACCCTGTGGTAGCTCCCTATTGTCTGTGGGGCTGGAACCCTGGGCAGAACCCTCCTAGTGATCCCTGCCAAGCCTGGTGACACAGGCACACCTCTCCACTGCCCTCTTCCTTTTCCACTTCCCTCCTAGGACGCCTCAGTGTTCTCCCTGATCCCCGTGCTGAGCCCAAGCCTTAGGGTGCTAGACTTATCCTCCTGTGTGGCCCTCACCAACCAAACCATGCAAGCCATCTGCACCTATCTTACCCACCTCTCAGTCCTGCGTCTGGCCTGGTGCAAGGAGCTCCATGACTGGGGGCTTCTGGGGCTGAGGGAACTAAGTGAGGAGGCTTTGAAAGAGCCCAGGTGAGGGACCCTGGATGTCAGGGTGGGTGGGGCGTTCTCTGCCCTCTTACCCCTCCTAAGTCTCTCTCTGGGAACATTTGAGGGTCAAACTCAGGAGGAACCTGAGGCAGGGGCTTCTTCCCACAGCCACACCGAGAGCTGGAGCATCAGGCCTCCAGCCCCAAGAACCCTTCTCCCCAGCCACAGGACCCCTCCCTGCTCACGTGGCAGGCCCTGCGGGAGTTGGACCTCACAGCCTGCAGCAAGCTGACTGATGCCAGTTTGACCaaggtgtggggctgggggctggagccTGGGGGCTGGAGCCAGGGGCCTGGGCCAACCCACTTTTTGCTTAGAAAAACTTCCTTTCTTATGGGCTTCTGCTGCTTTGGCCATTCCTctggctgggggcagaggaagtTGGAAGGGCCCTAGACCTGGGCTCCAGTGCACAttaccctccaccccacccccatccttacAGGTGCTCCAGTTCCCCCAGCTGAGGCAGTTGTCACTGAGCCTGTTGCCCGCACTTACAGGCAAG
This Camelus bactrianus isolate YW-2024 breed Bactrian camel chromosome 9, ASM4877302v1, whole genome shotgun sequence DNA region includes the following protein-coding sequences:
- the LOC105074820 gene encoding LOW QUALITY PROTEIN: uncharacterized protein LOC105074820 (The sequence of the model RefSeq protein was modified relative to this genomic sequence to represent the inferred CDS: substituted 1 base at 1 genomic stop codon) — translated: MMRLKYPAEERRESDRNRSQLGTTSAAQTLPVQTQIVSNWDGNEGFTSFPSSAYQNRWDYTSQKALRGGGGGRDAMAESLPLEILTYILSFLPLSDQKEASLVSQAWYCAAQNAFRESLGLRGISCISLTILDGSPASHRVLKSVAYHTGPHLQSLCLSGGSPTEAPFVALILGCPALRILDLSGCNSLFTSSMLLAQPETAQRVQQALSGLCEFNLASLQDLADLSFNRLSSCAPSLERLSLAYCHLTFEQGPARGSIGPQDSSPSQLSFHNRLRFVKERAGRLCALDLSGTGLPPEALQALGQVAGLQLQEMSLHSCQDLSTEAVAALCYQQPGLTSLDLSGCSELSDGVLLAVSXGLQHLQHLSLRKLQQLTDAGCSALGGLRELQSLNMAERCQVRGRELAQALGSVQGAPPPLASLSLAYCSSLKPHRELEHQASSPKNPSPQPQDPSLLTWQALRELDLTACSKLTDASLTKVLQFPQLRQLSLSLLPALTGKGLVAVARGCPSLECLALSHCSLLNDKGWAQAASSWPRLQHLNLSSCSRLTEQTLDTTGQACKQLQTLDVAMCPGIGMASVRCFQAQLPQVTCVQSRFVGGADLTLTL